A region from the Populus trichocarpa isolate Nisqually-1 chromosome 18, P.trichocarpa_v4.1, whole genome shotgun sequence genome encodes:
- the LOC112324912 gene encoding CLAVATA3/ESR (CLE)-related protein 19-like, producing the protein MRVLAVLVMALSLLIFGSIGRSDAVPKTTFLSPVDGSNKKKSSSNMSSSSSSLEAVNTLFSNSSKNKNITLDEMRVVPTGPNPLHNSINQVKSISIHAGKSWQIYVYMRSSQEKGTGFLVGFKGKEVLQS; encoded by the exons ATGAGAGTATTAGCTGTTCTTGTTATGGCATTATCCCTTCTGATTTTTGGATCTATTGGCCGGTCTGATGCAGTGccaaaaacaacttttttatctcCTGTTGATGGTtccaacaagaagaaaagttcATCAAAtatgtcatcatcatcatcatcacttgaAGCTGTCAACACCTTGTTCTCTAACTCCAGCAAGAACAAGAACATTACTTTGGATGAAATGAGAGTTGTTCCTACAGGTCCAAATCCTTTACACAACAG TATAAATCAGGTCAAGAGCATCAGCATACACGCGGGCAAATCTTGGCAAATATATGTATACATGAGAAGTAGCCAAGAGAAAGGAACAGGATTTTTGGTGGGGTTTAAGGGAAAAGAAGTTCTTCAGTCTTGA
- the LOC7490466 gene encoding protein trichome birefringence-like 5 isoform X3, whose amino-acid sequence MANSSSFNNRNAVITSIFLVSFLLTVFLFNKRALEPSLFFYRDFFPQRATAPLTSSPNFTLPDSEQPVDSATNQPVSRNETIESKTGDDSTKVEVSAENEKDNPDGDFESGGGSSDNSTNVEVSSENEKDPDGNLETGADLDGNDDDKLMASLKSCDLYMGTWVKDEEYPIYEAGSCPYVDEAFDCQGNGRKDSDYLKWRWKPYDCDLPRFNATDFLTRLRGKRLMLVGDSMNRNQFESMLCLLREGLPDKSKMFEIHGNKITKGRGYYVFKFVVLGQDYECTVEFVRSHFLVKEGVHINAQGSSNPTLSIDVIDKTAGRWKRADILVFNTGHWWAHGKTARGKNYYKEGDYLYPKFDAVEAYRRALKTWAKWIDQNVDPKKQLVFYRGYSSAHFSYEYSIIYSFPHYFQQAEVGTGIQEGHAMGRLNQF is encoded by the exons ATGGCAAATTCCTCTTCTTTCAACAACCGCAACGCTGTAATAACCTCAATATTCCTTGTCTCATTCCTTTTAACAGTTTTCCTCTTCAACAAACGAGCTCTTGagccctctctctttttctacaGAGATTTCTTTCCACAAAGAGCTACTGCCCCCCTCACTTCCTCCCCCAATTTCACCCTTCCTGACTCAGAACAACCAGTTGACTCAGCGACTAACCAACCCGTTTCTCGAAATGAGACTATTGAGTCCAAAACTGGTGATGATTCAACTAAAGTGGAGGTGTCTGCTGAAAATGAGAAAGACAACCCAGATGGGGATTTTGAGTCTGGTGGGGGTTCGAGTGATAACTCAACAAATGTGGAGGTTTCTAGTGAAAACGAGAAGGACCCAGATGGGAATTTGGAGACTGGTGCGGATTTGGatggtaatgatgatgataagttGATGGCGAGTTTGAAAAGTTGTGATCTTTATATGGGTACTTGGGTGAAAGATGAAGAGTATCCGATTTATGAAGCTGGTTCTTGTCCTTATGTTGATGAGGCCTTTGATTGCCAAGGCAATGGAAGGAAAGATTCTGATTATCTTAAATGGCGTTGGAAGCCTTATGATTGTGATCTTCCAAg GTTTAATGCAACAGACTTCTTGACAAGATTGAGAGGGAAGAGGCTCATGCTAGTTGGAGACTCCATGAATCGAAATCAGTTTGAATCAATGCTATGTCTCCTCCGTGAAGGCCTGCCTGATAAGAGCAAAATGTTTGAGATCCATGGCAACAAGATAACGAAGGGAAGAGGCTACtatgttttcaaatttgtg GTGCTTGGGCAGGATTATGAGTGTACTGTGGAATTTGTGAGGTCACATTTCCTTGTGAAAGAAGGGGTGCACATAAACGCACAAGGAAGCTCAAATCCAACTTTATCTATAGATGTAATTGACAAGACAGCTGGCCGATGGAAGAGGGCTGACATTCTGGTTTTTAATACTGGGCACTGGTGGGCTCATGGAAAGACAGCTCGAGG GAAAAATTACTATAAAGAAGGTGACTATCTCTATCCAAAGTTTGATGCAGTTGAGGCTTACAGAAGGGCTCTGAAGACCTGGGCAAAATGGATTGACCAAAATGTGGATCCGAAAAAGCAGTTAGTGTTCTATCGTGGATACTCCTCAGCCCATTTCAG TTATGAATACTCAATTATTTATTCCTTTCCACATTATTTCCAACAAGCAGAGGTGGGGACTGGGATTCAGGAGGGACATGCAATGGGGAGACTGAACCAGTTTTAA
- the LOC7490466 gene encoding protein trichome birefringence-like 5 isoform X2: MANSSSFNNRNAVITSIFLVSFLLTVFLFNKRALEPSLFFYRDFFPQRATAPLTSSPNFTLPDSEQPVDSATNQPVSRNETIESKTGDDSTKVEVSAENEKDNPDGDFESGGGSSDNSTNVEVSSENEKDPDGNLETGADLDGNDDDKLMASLKSCDLYMGTWVKDEEYPIYEAGSCPYVDEAFDCQGNGRKDSDYLKWRWKPYDCDLPRFNATDFLTRLRGKRLMLVGDSMNRNQFESMLCLLREGLPDKSKMFEIHGNKITKGRGYYVFKFVDYECTVEFVRSHFLVKEGVHINAQGSSNPTLSIDVIDKTAGRWKRADILVFNTGHWWAHGKTARGKNYYKEGDYLYPKFDAVEAYRRALKTWAKWIDQNVDPKKQLVFYRGYSSAHFRGGDWDSGGTCNGETEPVLSGAILNNYPVKMKIVEEVIQEMKNPVTLLNVTRLTNFRKDGHPSIFGKNATAGIKVSTRRQDCSHWCVPGVPDAWNELIYATLLQQTVSKS, translated from the exons ATGGCAAATTCCTCTTCTTTCAACAACCGCAACGCTGTAATAACCTCAATATTCCTTGTCTCATTCCTTTTAACAGTTTTCCTCTTCAACAAACGAGCTCTTGagccctctctctttttctacaGAGATTTCTTTCCACAAAGAGCTACTGCCCCCCTCACTTCCTCCCCCAATTTCACCCTTCCTGACTCAGAACAACCAGTTGACTCAGCGACTAACCAACCCGTTTCTCGAAATGAGACTATTGAGTCCAAAACTGGTGATGATTCAACTAAAGTGGAGGTGTCTGCTGAAAATGAGAAAGACAACCCAGATGGGGATTTTGAGTCTGGTGGGGGTTCGAGTGATAACTCAACAAATGTGGAGGTTTCTAGTGAAAACGAGAAGGACCCAGATGGGAATTTGGAGACTGGTGCGGATTTGGatggtaatgatgatgataagttGATGGCGAGTTTGAAAAGTTGTGATCTTTATATGGGTACTTGGGTGAAAGATGAAGAGTATCCGATTTATGAAGCTGGTTCTTGTCCTTATGTTGATGAGGCCTTTGATTGCCAAGGCAATGGAAGGAAAGATTCTGATTATCTTAAATGGCGTTGGAAGCCTTATGATTGTGATCTTCCAAg GTTTAATGCAACAGACTTCTTGACAAGATTGAGAGGGAAGAGGCTCATGCTAGTTGGAGACTCCATGAATCGAAATCAGTTTGAATCAATGCTATGTCTCCTCCGTGAAGGCCTGCCTGATAAGAGCAAAATGTTTGAGATCCATGGCAACAAGATAACGAAGGGAAGAGGCTACtatgttttcaaatttgtg GATTATGAGTGTACTGTGGAATTTGTGAGGTCACATTTCCTTGTGAAAGAAGGGGTGCACATAAACGCACAAGGAAGCTCAAATCCAACTTTATCTATAGATGTAATTGACAAGACAGCTGGCCGATGGAAGAGGGCTGACATTCTGGTTTTTAATACTGGGCACTGGTGGGCTCATGGAAAGACAGCTCGAGG GAAAAATTACTATAAAGAAGGTGACTATCTCTATCCAAAGTTTGATGCAGTTGAGGCTTACAGAAGGGCTCTGAAGACCTGGGCAAAATGGATTGACCAAAATGTGGATCCGAAAAAGCAGTTAGTGTTCTATCGTGGATACTCCTCAGCCCATTTCAG AGGTGGGGACTGGGATTCAGGAGGGACATGCAATGGGGAGACTGAACCAGTTTTAAGTGGGGCAATTCTCAACAACTATCCTGTCAAAATGAAGATAGTAGAGGAGGTAATCCAGGAAATGAAGAATCCAGTTACACTACTAAATGTGACAAGGTTGACCAATTTTCGAAAGGATGGACATCCATCAATCTTTGGCAAGAACGCAACTGCAGGGATAAAGGTTTCAACAAGGCGCCAAGACTGCAGCCATTGGTGTGTTCCAGGCGTCCCTGATGCATGGAATGAGCTGATATATGCAACTTTGCTTCAACAAACAGTTTCCAAGAGTTGA
- the LOC7490466 gene encoding protein trichome birefringence-like 5 isoform X1 — translation MANSSSFNNRNAVITSIFLVSFLLTVFLFNKRALEPSLFFYRDFFPQRATAPLTSSPNFTLPDSEQPVDSATNQPVSRNETIESKTGDDSTKVEVSAENEKDNPDGDFESGGGSSDNSTNVEVSSENEKDPDGNLETGADLDGNDDDKLMASLKSCDLYMGTWVKDEEYPIYEAGSCPYVDEAFDCQGNGRKDSDYLKWRWKPYDCDLPRFNATDFLTRLRGKRLMLVGDSMNRNQFESMLCLLREGLPDKSKMFEIHGNKITKGRGYYVFKFVVLGQDYECTVEFVRSHFLVKEGVHINAQGSSNPTLSIDVIDKTAGRWKRADILVFNTGHWWAHGKTARGKNYYKEGDYLYPKFDAVEAYRRALKTWAKWIDQNVDPKKQLVFYRGYSSAHFRGGDWDSGGTCNGETEPVLSGAILNNYPVKMKIVEEVIQEMKNPVTLLNVTRLTNFRKDGHPSIFGKNATAGIKVSTRRQDCSHWCVPGVPDAWNELIYATLLQQTVSKS, via the exons ATGGCAAATTCCTCTTCTTTCAACAACCGCAACGCTGTAATAACCTCAATATTCCTTGTCTCATTCCTTTTAACAGTTTTCCTCTTCAACAAACGAGCTCTTGagccctctctctttttctacaGAGATTTCTTTCCACAAAGAGCTACTGCCCCCCTCACTTCCTCCCCCAATTTCACCCTTCCTGACTCAGAACAACCAGTTGACTCAGCGACTAACCAACCCGTTTCTCGAAATGAGACTATTGAGTCCAAAACTGGTGATGATTCAACTAAAGTGGAGGTGTCTGCTGAAAATGAGAAAGACAACCCAGATGGGGATTTTGAGTCTGGTGGGGGTTCGAGTGATAACTCAACAAATGTGGAGGTTTCTAGTGAAAACGAGAAGGACCCAGATGGGAATTTGGAGACTGGTGCGGATTTGGatggtaatgatgatgataagttGATGGCGAGTTTGAAAAGTTGTGATCTTTATATGGGTACTTGGGTGAAAGATGAAGAGTATCCGATTTATGAAGCTGGTTCTTGTCCTTATGTTGATGAGGCCTTTGATTGCCAAGGCAATGGAAGGAAAGATTCTGATTATCTTAAATGGCGTTGGAAGCCTTATGATTGTGATCTTCCAAg GTTTAATGCAACAGACTTCTTGACAAGATTGAGAGGGAAGAGGCTCATGCTAGTTGGAGACTCCATGAATCGAAATCAGTTTGAATCAATGCTATGTCTCCTCCGTGAAGGCCTGCCTGATAAGAGCAAAATGTTTGAGATCCATGGCAACAAGATAACGAAGGGAAGAGGCTACtatgttttcaaatttgtg GTGCTTGGGCAGGATTATGAGTGTACTGTGGAATTTGTGAGGTCACATTTCCTTGTGAAAGAAGGGGTGCACATAAACGCACAAGGAAGCTCAAATCCAACTTTATCTATAGATGTAATTGACAAGACAGCTGGCCGATGGAAGAGGGCTGACATTCTGGTTTTTAATACTGGGCACTGGTGGGCTCATGGAAAGACAGCTCGAGG GAAAAATTACTATAAAGAAGGTGACTATCTCTATCCAAAGTTTGATGCAGTTGAGGCTTACAGAAGGGCTCTGAAGACCTGGGCAAAATGGATTGACCAAAATGTGGATCCGAAAAAGCAGTTAGTGTTCTATCGTGGATACTCCTCAGCCCATTTCAG AGGTGGGGACTGGGATTCAGGAGGGACATGCAATGGGGAGACTGAACCAGTTTTAAGTGGGGCAATTCTCAACAACTATCCTGTCAAAATGAAGATAGTAGAGGAGGTAATCCAGGAAATGAAGAATCCAGTTACACTACTAAATGTGACAAGGTTGACCAATTTTCGAAAGGATGGACATCCATCAATCTTTGGCAAGAACGCAACTGCAGGGATAAAGGTTTCAACAAGGCGCCAAGACTGCAGCCATTGGTGTGTTCCAGGCGTCCCTGATGCATGGAATGAGCTGATATATGCAACTTTGCTTCAACAAACAGTTTCCAAGAGTTGA